The Onychomys torridus chromosome 4, mOncTor1.1, whole genome shotgun sequence genome includes a window with the following:
- the Snx5 gene encoding sorting nexin-5 — MAAVPELLEQQDEDRSKLRSVSVDLNVDPSLQIDIPDALSERDKVKFTVHTKTTLPTFQSPEFSVTRQHEDFVWLHDTLTETTDYAGLIIPPAPTKPDFDGPREKMQKLGEGEGSMTKEEFAKMKQELEAEYLAVFKKTVSSHEVFLQRLSSHPVLSKDRNFHVFLEYDQDLSVRRKNTKEMFGGFFKSVVKSADEVLFSGVKEVDDFFEQEKNFLINYYNRIKDSCAKADKMTRCHKSVADDYIHTAACLHSLALEEPTVIKKYLLKVAELFEKLRKVEGRVSSDEDLKLTELLRYYMLNIEAAKDLLYRRTKALIDYENSNKALDKARLKSKDVKLAETHQQECCQKFEQLSESAKEELINFKRKRVAAFRKNLIEMSELEIKHARNNVSLLQSCIDLFKNN; from the exons ATGGCCGCGGTTCCCGAGTTGCTGGAGCAGCAGGATGAGGACCGCAGCAAG cTGAGATCTGTGTCCGTGGACCTGAATGTTGACCCTTCGCTTCAGATCGACATACCTGATGCACTCAGTGAGAGAGATAAGGTCAAATTTACAGTGCACACCAAG ACCACACTGCCCACATTTCAGAGCCCAGAGTTTTCTGTTACCAGGCAACATGAAGATTTCGTGTGGCTGCATGACACTCTTACTGAAACAACAGATTATGCCGGACTTATT ATCCCTCCTGCTCCTACAAAGCCAGACTTTGATGGCCCTCGAGAGAAGATGCAGAaactgggagaaggggaaggatcTATGACAAAAGAAGAGTTTGCCAAGATGAAGCAAGAACTGGAAGC TGAGTATCTCGCTGTCTTTAAGAAGACTGTGTCTTCCCATGAAGTCTTTCTTCAGCGGCTTTCTTCTCACCCTGTTCTTAGTAAAGACCGAAACTTTCATGTTTTCCTGGAGTATGATCAAGAT CTAAGTGTTAGGCGGAAAAATACCAAAGAGATGTTTGGTGGCTTTTTTAAAAGTGTGGTGAAGAGTGCTGATGAAGTCCTTTTTTCTGGAGTGAAG gAGGTAGATGACTTCTTTGAACAAGAGAAGAACTTCCTTATTAACTATTACAACAGGATCAAGGATTCCTGTGCTAAAGCCGACAAGATGACCAGATGTCACAAAA GTGTTGCTGATGACTACATCCACACTGCAGCCTGCTTGCATAGCCTTGCCTTAGAAGAACCCACAGTCATCAAAAA GTACCTGTTGAAGGTTGCAGAGCTATTTGAAAAACTGAGG AAAGTGGAAGGTCGAGTCTCATCTGATGAAGATTTAAAACTGACAGAGCTCCTCCGATACTACATGCTCAACATAGAGGCTGCAAAG GATCTCCTATACAGACGCACAAAAGCCCTAATTGACTATGAGAATTCAAACAAAGCTTTGGACAAGGCTCGGTTAAAAAGCAAAGATGTCAAGTTGGCTGAGACTCACCAGCAGGAATGCTGCCAGAAGTTTGAACAACTTTCTGAATCTGCAAAAGAAG AACTGATAAACTTCAAACGGAAAAGAGTGGCAGCATTTAGAAAGAACCTAATTGAAATGTCTGAATTGGAAATAAAGCATGCCAGA AACAACGTCTCCCTCTTGCAGAGCTGCATTGACTTATTCAAGAACAACTGA